Proteins from a genomic interval of Chelonoidis abingdonii isolate Lonesome George chromosome 7, CheloAbing_2.0, whole genome shotgun sequence:
- the KIAA0040 gene encoding uncharacterized protein KIAA0040 homolog, with translation MERVSSFFNSLWNLIHAKHQEGIFNTVCLVVLLGLPFLVLLVLLVICCHCCFCRQRGKGSSNGSSSNGQVPAERNKKRKKKKKGEEDLWISAQPKLLLLDKTPSLPI, from the coding sequence ATGGAGCGGGTCAGCTCCTTCTTCAACTCACTCTGGAATCTCATTCACGCCAAGCACCAGGAGGGCATCTTCAACACTGTCTGCCTGGTCGTGCTGTTGGGGCTGCCCTTCCTCGTCCTCCTCGTCCTCCTCGTCATCTGTTGTCACTGCTGCTTCTGTAGACAGCGGGGCAaaggcagcagcaatggcagcagcagcaacgggCAGGTCCCAGCAGAGAggaacaaaaagagaaagaagaagaagaagggtgAAGAGGACCTGTGGATCTCGGCTCAGCCCAAGCTGCTCCTGCTGGACAagacaccatcactgcccatctAG